One Oncorhynchus masou masou isolate Uvic2021 chromosome 18, UVic_Omas_1.1, whole genome shotgun sequence DNA window includes the following coding sequences:
- the LOC135504540 gene encoding polyhomeotic-like protein 2 isoform X3, whose protein sequence is MTSGNGNNAPMVTGSTPQNGESKLPQAIVKPQILTHFIEGFVIQEGAEPFPVERPLSLLIENLKKHKQQTHSDSEKTTTSSNSTTDSEMEDLSQQELKQQEEPTLTCELCGRVDFAYNFKRSKRFCSTVCAKRYNVGCTKRMGLFPNRQTTMEKLKKQRTSNGNHQNSGSETKKQTPITGQQPGGGSVTSSHPSHPGHREFSQCLDMSSYEGPPSPPLSAASSSAPRSQAGRGAEHMEGCGQELPLLSQHFQPRDPAKWNVDEVYEFICSLPGCLAIAEEFRSQEIDGQSLLLLKEDHLMGTMNIKLGPALKLFAEISMLRDS, encoded by the exons ATGACCTCAGGGAATGGGAACAATGCGCCCATGGTGACAGGCAGTACCCCACAGAATGGCGAGAGCAAACTGCCTCAAGCCATAGTGAAACCCCAGATCCTCACCCACTTTATTGAGGGATTTGTGATCCAGGAGGGAGCAGAGCCTTTCCCT GTGGAACGCCCGTTGTCGTTGCTGATCGAGAACCTGAAGAAACACAAACAGCAGACGCACTCTGACTCTGAGAAGACGACGACCTCCTCCAACAGCACCACTGACTCTGAGATGGAGGACCTATCACAGCAAG AGCTGAAGCAGCAAGAGGAGCCCACCCTGACGTGTGAGCTGTGTGGCAGAGTGGACTTTGCCTACAACTTCAAGAGATCCAAGAGGTTCTGCTCCACAGTGTGTGCCAAACG GTACAATGTGGGGTGTACAAAGCGAATGGGCCTCTTTCCAAATCGACAAACCACAATGGAGAAACTGAAGAAGCAGAGAACATCCAATGGGAACCACCAGAACTCAGGCTCCGAGACCAAAAAACAG ACTCCCATTACTGGGCAACAACCTGGGGGTGGATCGGTGACGTCCAGCCACCCCTCTCACCCTGGTCACAGGGAGTTCAGCCAGTGTTTAGACATGTCCAGCTACGAGGGTCCCCCTTCACCCCCACTGTCTGCTGCCAGCTCTAGTGCTCCCAGGTCCCAGGCGGGCAGAGGGGcagagcacatggagggctgtggaCAAGAGCTGCCCCTCCTTTCCCAGCACTTCCAGCCCAGAGACCCGGCCAAGTGGAACGTGGATGAGGTCTACGAGTTCATCTGCTCCCTGCCAG GTTGCCTGGCGATAGCCGAGGAGTTCCGCTCGCAGGAGATCGACGGCCAGTCCTTGCTGCTGCTGAAAGAGGACCACCTCATGGGCACCATGAACATCAAACTGGGGCCTGCGCTCAAGCTCTTTGCCGAGATCAGTATGCTGAGAGACTCGTAA
- the LOC135503687 gene encoding putative beta-lactamase-like 1 produces the protein MKVKWTKLGMVVFLLISLVMTGCFIWQYRMPKLKIGNVVNIEVKEEKMCPRFPEPVLLEHPIPALKEALEKIDVVLRLSIHDTTLPALSAIVVFNDSVLWNGNFGRRNGSDPSSPPPNEYTVYRIASLSKIFPTLMLYKLWEEGKVASLDDPLEKYAANFTIKNPLGKRRGVVDVKAGSDRDTQPRSPSVTLRRMAGQLSGLPRRLRSTNLLWGGDTDAAIDLLQDDVLVADPGTKCHYSNVAFSLLANVLAENFAKSDYESWVSDNILEQLGMEDTGFDITPAIQSQMAVGVYSSGQSAPLYDLGWYRPAGQMYSTAADMAKLAMVLLGAYSRPLLQHDTLKTLLTPLFRCHQGYFANYTGTPWEVNEQLGYEVVRKDGDLDGYATTFSLVPRLKLGLVVLMAGVRPPIMDGDLVTQAYSHLIPAMEGAFRNAQRKLSPPPDPTPYVGLFTYQNMTFYEIKASLGGVLVMQQFGPQVDTMMLAKYRTIRLDFLQERVFRVVFEGEYPCKLKVNSISVSLETQDRQLFNFYYFNEKGVSPGFDSPGLNTYKVLRIARRPIFNS, from the exons ATGAAGGTGAAATGGACCAAGTTAGGCATGGTGGTCTTTTTGCTGATATCCTTGGTCATGACGGGATGCTTTATTTGGCAGTACAGGATGCCAAAATTAAAAATAG GCAATGTTGTGAACATTGAGGTGAAGGAGGAAAAGATGTGCCCTCGTTTCCCTGAGCCAGTACTCCTGGAACATCCCATCCCTGCACTCAAGGAAGCATTAGAAAAG ATAGATGTTGTCCTAAGGTTAAGTATtcatgacactacactaccagCTCTGTCTGCCATCGTTGTCTTCAACGACTCTGTGCTGTGGAACGGAAACTTTGGCAGAAGGAACGGGAGTGATCCCTCCTCGCCTCCACCCAACGAATACACAGTGTACAG AATTGCAAGTCTCTCAAAGATCTTCCCGACACTGATGCTGTACAAgctatgggaggaggggaaggtggcCTCCTTGGATGACCCTTTGGAGAAGTATGCGGCAAACTTCACCATCAAGAACCCGCTGGGGAAGCGGCGGGGAGTAGTGGATGTCAAGGCTGGTTCTGACAGAGACACCCAGCCACGCTCTCCCTCTGTCACCCTGCGCAGGATGGCCGGTCAGCTCTCTG GGTTACCCAGGCGGCTTCGGTCAACAAATCTACTCTGGGGTGGAGACACAGACGCTGCTATAGATCTATTACAGGATGATGTCCTGGTGGCAGACCCAGGCACCAA ATGTCACTACAGCAACGTGGCCTTCTCTTTATTGGCTAATGTCTTGGCCGAGAACTTTGCAAAATCCGACTACGAGAGCTGGGTGTCCGACAACATCCTGGAGCAGCTGGGGATGGAGGACACAGGCTTTGATATAACCCCAGCCATTCAGAGCCAGATGGCAGTGGGCGTGTACAGCAGCGGCCAATCGGCACCCCTCTACGACCTGGGCTGGTATCGGCCCGCTGGCCAGATGTACTCCACGGCGGCCGACATGGCCAAACTAGCCATGGTGCTTCTGGGGGCTTATAGCCGGCCCCTCCTCCAACATGACACCCTGAAGACCCTGCTGACCCCTCTGTTTCGCTGCCACCAGGGCTACTTCGCCAACTACACCGGCACGCCCTGGGAGGTCAACGAGCAGCTGGGCTACGAGGTGGTTCGTAAGGACGGAGACCTGGACGGCTACGCCACCACCTTCTCCCTGGTTCCCCGACTGAAGCTGGGCCTGGTGGTGCTGATGGCCGGGGTGAGGCCGCCAATAATGGACGGGGATCTGGTCACTCAGGCCTACAGCCATCTCATCCCAGCCATGGAGGGCGCTTTCAGGAATGCACAGCGCAAGCTCTCGCCGCCGCCCGACCCCACGCCCTATGTGGGCCTCTTCACCTACCAGAACATGACCTTCTATGAGATAAAGGCGAGTTTGGGCGGGGTGCTGGtcatgcagcagtttgggccccAGGTGGACACCATGATGCTGGCCAAGTACAGGACTATCAGGCTGGACTTCCTGCAGGAGAGGGTGTTCAGGGTGGTGTTTGAGGGGGAGTACCCCTGCAAGCTGAAGGTCAACAGCATCTCAGTGTCTCTGGAGACCCAGGACAGGCAACTCTTTAACTTCTATTATTTCAACGAGAAGGGCGTGTCGCCTGGATTCGACTCTCCTGGGCTCAACACATACAAAGTGCTCCGGATAGCTCGACGGCCAATCTTCAACAGTTAA